The Mucilaginibacter gracilis genomic interval TATAGTCCGAAGATTCAATTTCCTCGTCCAGTAATAGCCGCCGGGCTTTCGCAATTTTCTCGTTCTGTTTTGTGATGTCAGTCATCACTTGCGTTTTTGCATTGAACTCATTTTTTGTTCGACTTTTGTATACAGAGGATATTACCAGTTTTAGCAACTCTACAGCGGCGGGATTTAGCACCCATGTTCTAAGTAAATCAAGAAATAATTTGTTTGTCTCAATCGCATTATGCCGCACACCACAAATATGGTCGCAGTGGTAATAGTAGTAATGTTTGTGCTTACCTTTTGAAGAACTACCAGTTAACATTTTATGACACTTGTTGCACTTAATAAAGTTCCTTAGTGGTAAGAGTTCCATAGAAAGTAATTTTGCGGCAGGGACGCGCTTTCGTCCATTTAAGATGTCCTGTACATCATAAAATAATGCTTGTGAAACTAACGGCTCATGTTGTGCGTCCACTATATACGACTCTTCATCCTTGTGCTGCTTGATTATCAATTTGCCGCAATAAACAGGGTTGCGTACATTTCTCCAAAAGGTCATTCGGGTACATACCAGTCCAAGTTGATTAGCTTTTTTCCTAATCTGGTCAACTGCAAATACATTCCTTGATATCTCCTGAAATACCCATTTCATAATTCCAGCTTCCGGCTCAAAGGGCGCTATATATTTCTTTCCTTCAGGGGAAGAAAGGTTTTTATAACCAAGTGGAGCCGTACCCATAAAACGCCCTTCCTTTTTTGCCCGCCGCATTCCGTAAAATACATTTAATGCCCGGCGGTCATTATCTACCTCACCTGCGGCAAGATAGATAGCCAGCATCATTTTACTTTCAGGAATGGTCATGTCCAGCGGCTGTTCTATCGAAATGGGCTGCACTCCTAACTTGGATAGAACGC includes:
- a CDS encoding recombinase family protein, which produces MKKAILYIRVSTDEQADKGYSQRDQHERLQRYCEQNSIAVLNIIFEDHSAKTFNRPAWTRMLSELRKSKSKPDAILFTKWDRFSRNVSESYQMIGVLSKLGVQPISIEQPLDMTIPESKMMLAIYLAAGEVDNDRRALNVFYGMRRAKKEGRFMGTAPLGYKNLSSPEGKKYIAPFEPEAGIMKWVFQEISRNVFAVDQIRKKANQLGLVCTRMTFWRNVRNPVYCGKLIIKQHKDEESYIVDAQHEPLVSQALFYDVQDILNGRKRVPAAKLLSMELLPLRNFIKCNKCHKMLTGSSSKGKHKHYYYYHCDHICGVRHNAIETNKLFLDLLRTWVLNPAAVELLKLVISSVYKSRTKNEFNAKTQVMTDITKQNEKIAKARRLLLDEEIESSDYKEIKADCDAVIARLEVKLQEVSESKVIRLDIDKLTDKIISTFCNLDKVFEKATLQKQRHILCSLFPEKIEFDGEGHRTPRVNTIAKAIWLINNELGSLKTDTAPDFQTLYRGVVPTKLFYLRQLFSFQYLMWL